In Sphaeramia orbicularis chromosome 15, fSphaOr1.1, whole genome shotgun sequence, a single genomic region encodes these proteins:
- the LOC115434304 gene encoding serine/arginine repetitive matrix protein 1 isoform X2 produces MKENEGEDKRKQEEDERRRKKEEEEEEQCKEAERKKKEEVAAALAAAQHKWTPFGFKMRAPDSQDEISKDRFEGTVLKAIGKHPQKEMKKEPHNKTEESGGEGGALNGQTALQQVKIKEEKEDEWKPAAGEEQKEMKIKKEEEDEVVMKAQLTSDLGRLVMTIDGQQKQLPFGPEDLMTTATMLDGDKVRFNIATNQNTKVERATYVEILPDSFEESTEQRRHGIVIEFLSDSGLIKCSQNPQLYFHMSEVIERKKLELNEKVEFSVVPHETAEGGNQAIRIKRYTESVFLPTRKLGGVGANKGKMTIKLTKPEVTEKDKPDTDKLKAVVKSLRAQDSRSRREYSATRRRYSSRSRSRSRSRGRTRSSSRSPHRDQFGRVTKRKRSPSVDRDRKGSRSRRSRSHSREKRSRRTRSRSLSRSRTRSRSQSRERSKDRSGKRRSKSSREREDSHRRRKEFSPPPSRRPGLMDDELARKKRELEELNEMIAYKKSLVDPRGMDPGQRTCIDYDHGRIAIPLTEYQPVRSILKKRPEGPEYHHRPPQPYDDPYYDRPYQDHRYSDPYAKRYSDPYTSHPYPDRSYSERPFSDRPYESHVYSEGPYGAPPATSHSYTDRYDVYDEPYDDRYSDPLYADRRYTHPYPPSKRSQSPEPRRSSPDSQSTPVPGSSTQNLSARPSAGPPFRPPSPADSPPRSPSPKPKNTTPPPVEKPPLDRFLDMLNKKKTDTGKVSEPIVHDDLLPHERALQDGRGFSRIVGLTQEQASTNLPHEMELKPRSPKSSSAERITKELSNTEEPYDKIQSLLRTIGLKLSTGDMSKLSSRTQEAIYSPKSTSAERDIQREEQRTPRTGSVESDRTHSPSPARSSSLEPRHKVVNEYEGFLDQQELEVLQKAQQLQNLTRTMGGTSTTAPAPKPPPGSPPTQYKHLPPSLSWSLDAPPSSQSSSSLTQTPTTPAEPAPKLTRPPPGPPPGPPPRRASLQTPPGPPPGPPPRRPPGQPPFIPTSGHIFPFIGQSSTAPPTASSGSSQLPPTAATAPSSTPATSTSSSNEEAAISTTVARCLKVIETVKSLAVQPPTKPVKSVQFSLPSTSTPQASTETEDETKTLQTEKTDLFNQRVMEKRELEYQRKKQEKNKDGAEISPGKPIGSEQKNVWICGHSLVYWAESRSKSAEVGVHLDLDPRKMALWWKGVQGMTWPQLLPQLHQLKVTWPNPDILIMHLGGNDLSTDSPTDLLASVRRDLTSMRTIFPRCMLVWSYILPRRVWRHSPDSYEVDLVRTTVNRRIHSIVSELGGASLTHDNIRCGTNTGLYRADGIHLSPKGIDMFNLNLRDFLEKWEAEVNKSE; encoded by the exons atgaaggagaatGAGGGGGAGGAcaagaggaaacaagaggaggatgagagaaggaggaagaaggaggaggaagaggaggagcagtgcAAAGAGgcagagaggaagaagaaggaggaggtagcaGCAGCGCTTGCCGCCGCCCAACATAAG TGGACGCCGTTCGGTTTCAAGATGAGAGCCCCCGACTCCCAGGACGAGATCAGCAAAGACCGATTTGAGGGAACCGTCCTCAAAGCTATCGGCAAACATCCACAGAAAGAGATGAAGAAGGAACCACACAACAAAACCGAGGAgtcaggaggagaaggaggagctctgaACGGACAGACGGCCCTCCAACAG GTGAAGAttaaagaggagaaagaggacgAGTGGAAACCTGCGGCAGGTGAAGAGCAGAAAGAGATGAAGatcaagaaggaggaggaggatgaggttGTGATGAAGGctcagctgacctctgacctgggcCGTCTGGTCATGACCATCGATGGACAACAGAAACAGCTGCCGTTCGGTCCCGAAGACCTTATGACCACTGCCACCATGTTGGACGGAGACAAG GTTCGCTTTAACATCGCCACAAACCAAAACACTAAGGTGGAACGGGCAACATACGTGGAGATTCTGCCCGATTCGTTCGAAGAATCAACTGAACAGCGTCGACAT GGCATCGTCATCGAGTTCTTGTCCGACTCGGGCCTCATCAAATGCAGTCAGAACCCTCAGCTCTACTTCCACATGTCGGAGGTGATTGAGAGGAAGAAACTGGAGCTCAACGAGAAAGTGGAGTTCAGCGTTGTCCCA CATGAGACAGCGGAGGGCGGGAACCAGGCGATCCGGATCAAGCGCTACACTGAGAGCGTCTTCCTTCCAACCAGGAAACTGGGCGGAGTTGGAGCCAACAAAGGAAAG ATGACCATCAAGCTGACAAAACCAGAAGTAACAGA GAAGGACAAACCAGACACCGACAAGCTGAAAGCCGTGGTGAAGAGCCTGAGAGCGCAGGACAGCCGGAGCAGAAGGGAATACAGCGCCACCCGGCGGCGCTACAGCAGCAGGAGCAGGAGTCGCAGCAGGAGCAGAGGAAGGACTCGGAGCAGTAGCAGGAGTCCACACAGAGACCAGTTTGGACGAGTAACCAAACGGAAACGCAGCCCTAGCGTCGACCGCGATCGTAAAGGCAGCAGAAGCCGCCGAAGCAGAAGCCATAGCCGAGAGAAGCGGAGCAGACGGACCAGGAGCCGAAGCTTGAGTCGAAGCAGGACTCGCAGCAGGAGTCAGAGCCGAGAAAGGAGCAAGGATCGATCTGGCAAGAGGAGGAGCAAAAGCAGCAGGGAGCGGGAAGACAGTCACCGGAGGAGGAAGGAGTTCAGCCCTCCTCCCTCCAGAAGACCTGGACTCATGGACGATGAGCTGGCGAGGAAGAAGCGTGAGTTGGAGGAGCTCAACGAAATGATTGCCTACAAGAAGTCTCTGGTAGACCCCCGAGGCATGGACCCAGGCCAGAGGACCTGCATTGACTACGACCATGGGAGGATTGCCATCCCACTAACAGAGTATCAACCTGTGCGGTCCATCCTGAAGAAACGGCCAGAAGGTCCCGAGTATCACCACCGACCTCCTCAACCCTATGATGATCCGTATTATGACCGTCCTTACCAAGACCACCGGTACAGTGACCCATACGCTAAACGGTACAGCGATCCCTATACCAGCCATCCCTACCCTGACAGGTCTTACAGTGAGCGACCCTTCAGTGACCGGCCTTATGAGAGTCATGTTTATTCTGAAGGTCCTTATGGTGCCCCTCCTGCTACCAGTCACAGCTACACCGATCGCTATGACGTGTATGATGAACCTTATGATGATCGTTACTCTGACCCACTCTATGCAGACAGACGATACACCCATCCATATCCTCCTTCCAAACGGAGCCAGTCTCCAGAACCCCGCAGATCTTCACCAGATTCCCAGTCCACCCCAGTTCCTGGTTCCTCCACCCAGAACCTCAGCGCACGTCCTTCTGCTGGACCTCCTTTCAGACCCCCATCCCCGGCAGATTCTCCTCCTCGAAGTCCATCCCCCAAACCTAAAAATACAACACCACCTCCAGTTGAGAAACCGCCCCTGGATCGTTTCCTTGACATGTTAAATAAAAAGAAGACAGACACTGGGAAAGTATCGGAACCCATCGTTCATGATGACCTCTTACCTCATGAACGAGCCCTCCAAGATGGCAGGGGTTTCTCCAGGATTGTAGGTTTGACTCAAGAACAAGCAAGCACGAATTTACCTCACGAAATGGAACTGAAACCACGTAGCCCTAAATCCTCCTCAGCTGAAAGAATAACCAAGGAACTGAGCAACACCGAGGAACCTTACGACAAGATCCAGAGTCTGCTCCGAACCATCGGCCTCAAACTCAGCACAGGAGACATGTCCAAACTGTCCAGTCGAACCCAGGAGGCGATCTACAGCCCCAAGTCCACCTCTGCAGAAAGAGACATTCAGAGAGAAGAACAAAGAACCCCTAGAACTGGTTCTGTTGAATCGGATCGTACCCATTCCCCATCTCCTGCCAGGTCCTCCAGTTTGGAGCCAAGGCATAAGGTGGTCAACGAGTATGAAGGATTCCTGGATCAGCAGGAGTTGGAGGTGCTGCAGAAGGCACAACAATTGCAGAATCTCACCAGGACGATGGGTGGTACTTCCACCACTGCTCCAGCACCCAAACCTCCTCCTGGATCGCCACCCACCCAGTACAAACACCTACCTCCATCACTGAGCTGGTCCCTGGATGCACCCCCCTCCTCACAGAGCTCCTCATCTCTGACTCAAACACCAACTACACCTGCTGAACCAGCTCCGAAACTCACCAGGCCTCCTCCAGGACCTCCTCCTGGGCCTCCACCACGCCGCGCTTCTCTGCAGACTCCTCCAGGACCTCCGCCTGGTCCTCCCCCCCGGCGTCCTCCTGGACAGCCTCCATTCATTCCCACCTCCGGTCATATCTTTCCATTCATTGGTCAGTCCTCAACAGCTCCTCCCACCGCTTCCTCTGGTAGTTCACAACTTCCACCCACAGCTGCAACTGCTCCATCATCAACACCAGCAACATCAACTTCCTCAAGCAATGAAGAGGCAGCCATTTCTACAACGGTGGCCAGATGTCTGAAGGTGATTGAGACAGTGAAATCTCTGGCAGTGCAACCTCCTACCAAACCGGTTAAatctgtccagttcagtttaccctccacctccacacctCAAGCCTCAACAGAGACGGAAGACGAAACCAAGACCCTCCAGACAGAAAAG ACGGATTTGTTTAACCAGAGGGTGATGGAGAAGAGAGAGCTTGAATATCAACGCAAAAAACAAGAGAAGAACAAAGATGGTGCAGAGATCAGTCCAG GTAAGCCCATTGGCAGCGAGCAGAAGAATGTCTGGATCTGCGGCCACTCACTGGTTTACTGGGCGGAGTCTCGGTCCAAGTCTGCAGAGGTAGGTGTTCACCTGGACCTGGATCCGCGCAAGATGGCACTTTGGTGGAAGGGTGTCCAGGGCATGACGTGGCCCCAGCTGCTGCCTCAGCTCCACCAGCTGAAGGTCACCTGGCCCAACCCCGACATCCTCATCATGCACCTGGGGGGCAACGACCTGAGCACCGACAGCCCCACCGACCTGCTGGCGTCCGTCAGGAGGGACCTGACGTCCATGAGGACCATCTTCCCCCGCTGCATGCTCGTCTGGTCCTATATTCTGCCCCGCAGGGTGTGGCGCCACTCACCCGACAGTTACGAGGTAGACCTAGTCCGGACCACGGTGAACCGCCGCATCCACAGCATTGTGTCGGAGCTGGGCGGGGCCTCTCTGACCCACGACAACATCCGCTGTGGAACCAACACAGGCCTGTATCGGGCCGACGGCATCCACCTGTCACCCAAAGGCATCGACATGTTCAACCTCAACTTGCGGGATTTCCTGGAGAAGTGGGAAGCGGAGGTGAACAAAAGCGAGTGA
- the LOC115434304 gene encoding serine/arginine repetitive matrix protein 1 isoform X3 has translation MKENEGEDKRKQEEDERRRKKEEEEEEQCKEAERKKKEEVAAALAAAQHKWTPFGFKMRAPDSQDEISKDRFEGTVLKAIGKHPQKEMKKEPHNKTEESGGEGGALNGQTALQQIKEEKEDEWKPAAGEEQKEMKIKKEEEDEVVMKAQLTSDLGRLVMTIDGQQKQLPFGPEDLMTTATMLDGDKVRFNIATNQNTKVERATYVEILPDSFEESTEQRRHGIVIEFLSDSGLIKCSQNPQLYFHMSEVIERKKLELNEKVEFSVVPHETAEGGNQAIRIKRYTESVFLPTRKLGGVGANKGKMTIKLTKPEVTEKDKPDTDKLKAVVKSLRAQDSRSRREYSATRRRYSSRSRSRSRSRGRTRSSSRSPHRDQFGRVTKRKRSPSVDRDRKGSRSRRSRSHSREKRSRRTRSRSLSRSRTRSRSQSRERSKDRSGKRRSKSSREREDSHRRRKEFSPPPSRRPGLMDDELARKKRELEELNEMIAYKKSLVDPRGMDPGQRTCIDYDHGRIAIPLTEYQPVRSILKKRPEGPEYHHRPPQPYDDPYYDRPYQDHRYSDPYAKRYSDPYTSHPYPDRSYSERPFSDRPYESHVYSEGPYGAPPATSHSYTDRYDVYDEPYDDRYSDPLYADRRYTHPYPPSKRSQSPEPRRSSPDSQSTPVPGSSTQNLSARPSAGPPFRPPSPADSPPRSPSPKPKNTTPPPVEKPPLDRFLDMLNKKKTDTGKVSEPIVHDDLLPHERALQDGRGFSRIVGLTQEQASTNLPHEMELKPRSPKSSSAERITKELSNTEEPYDKIQSLLRTIGLKLSTGDMSKLSSRTQEAIYSPKSTSAERDIQREEQRTPRTGSVESDRTHSPSPARSSSLEPRHKVVNEYEGFLDQQELEVLQKAQQLQNLTRTMGGTSTTAPAPKPPPGSPPTQYKHLPPSLSWSLDAPPSSQSSSSLTQTPTTPAEPAPKLTRPPPGPPPGPPPRRASLQTPPGPPPGPPPRRPPGQPPFIPTSGHIFPFIGQSSTAPPTASSGSSQLPPTAATAPSSTPATSTSSSNEEAAISTTVARCLKVIETVKSLAVQPPTKPVKSVQFSLPSTSTPQASTETEDETKTLQTEKTDLFNQRVMEKRELEYQRKKQEKNKDGAEISPGKPIGSEQKNVWICGHSLVYWAESRSKSAEVGVHLDLDPRKMALWWKGVQGMTWPQLLPQLHQLKVTWPNPDILIMHLGGNDLSTDSPTDLLASVRRDLTSMRTIFPRCMLVWSYILPRRVWRHSPDSYEVDLVRTTVNRRIHSIVSELGGASLTHDNIRCGTNTGLYRADGIHLSPKGIDMFNLNLRDFLEKWEAEVNKSE, from the exons atgaaggagaatGAGGGGGAGGAcaagaggaaacaagaggaggatgagagaaggaggaagaaggaggaggaagaggaggagcagtgcAAAGAGgcagagaggaagaagaaggaggaggtagcaGCAGCGCTTGCCGCCGCCCAACATAAG TGGACGCCGTTCGGTTTCAAGATGAGAGCCCCCGACTCCCAGGACGAGATCAGCAAAGACCGATTTGAGGGAACCGTCCTCAAAGCTATCGGCAAACATCCACAGAAAGAGATGAAGAAGGAACCACACAACAAAACCGAGGAgtcaggaggagaaggaggagctctgaACGGACAGACGGCCCTCCAACAG AttaaagaggagaaagaggacgAGTGGAAACCTGCGGCAGGTGAAGAGCAGAAAGAGATGAAGatcaagaaggaggaggaggatgaggttGTGATGAAGGctcagctgacctctgacctgggcCGTCTGGTCATGACCATCGATGGACAACAGAAACAGCTGCCGTTCGGTCCCGAAGACCTTATGACCACTGCCACCATGTTGGACGGAGACAAG GTTCGCTTTAACATCGCCACAAACCAAAACACTAAGGTGGAACGGGCAACATACGTGGAGATTCTGCCCGATTCGTTCGAAGAATCAACTGAACAGCGTCGACAT GGCATCGTCATCGAGTTCTTGTCCGACTCGGGCCTCATCAAATGCAGTCAGAACCCTCAGCTCTACTTCCACATGTCGGAGGTGATTGAGAGGAAGAAACTGGAGCTCAACGAGAAAGTGGAGTTCAGCGTTGTCCCA CATGAGACAGCGGAGGGCGGGAACCAGGCGATCCGGATCAAGCGCTACACTGAGAGCGTCTTCCTTCCAACCAGGAAACTGGGCGGAGTTGGAGCCAACAAAGGAAAG ATGACCATCAAGCTGACAAAACCAGAAGTAACAGA GAAGGACAAACCAGACACCGACAAGCTGAAAGCCGTGGTGAAGAGCCTGAGAGCGCAGGACAGCCGGAGCAGAAGGGAATACAGCGCCACCCGGCGGCGCTACAGCAGCAGGAGCAGGAGTCGCAGCAGGAGCAGAGGAAGGACTCGGAGCAGTAGCAGGAGTCCACACAGAGACCAGTTTGGACGAGTAACCAAACGGAAACGCAGCCCTAGCGTCGACCGCGATCGTAAAGGCAGCAGAAGCCGCCGAAGCAGAAGCCATAGCCGAGAGAAGCGGAGCAGACGGACCAGGAGCCGAAGCTTGAGTCGAAGCAGGACTCGCAGCAGGAGTCAGAGCCGAGAAAGGAGCAAGGATCGATCTGGCAAGAGGAGGAGCAAAAGCAGCAGGGAGCGGGAAGACAGTCACCGGAGGAGGAAGGAGTTCAGCCCTCCTCCCTCCAGAAGACCTGGACTCATGGACGATGAGCTGGCGAGGAAGAAGCGTGAGTTGGAGGAGCTCAACGAAATGATTGCCTACAAGAAGTCTCTGGTAGACCCCCGAGGCATGGACCCAGGCCAGAGGACCTGCATTGACTACGACCATGGGAGGATTGCCATCCCACTAACAGAGTATCAACCTGTGCGGTCCATCCTGAAGAAACGGCCAGAAGGTCCCGAGTATCACCACCGACCTCCTCAACCCTATGATGATCCGTATTATGACCGTCCTTACCAAGACCACCGGTACAGTGACCCATACGCTAAACGGTACAGCGATCCCTATACCAGCCATCCCTACCCTGACAGGTCTTACAGTGAGCGACCCTTCAGTGACCGGCCTTATGAGAGTCATGTTTATTCTGAAGGTCCTTATGGTGCCCCTCCTGCTACCAGTCACAGCTACACCGATCGCTATGACGTGTATGATGAACCTTATGATGATCGTTACTCTGACCCACTCTATGCAGACAGACGATACACCCATCCATATCCTCCTTCCAAACGGAGCCAGTCTCCAGAACCCCGCAGATCTTCACCAGATTCCCAGTCCACCCCAGTTCCTGGTTCCTCCACCCAGAACCTCAGCGCACGTCCTTCTGCTGGACCTCCTTTCAGACCCCCATCCCCGGCAGATTCTCCTCCTCGAAGTCCATCCCCCAAACCTAAAAATACAACACCACCTCCAGTTGAGAAACCGCCCCTGGATCGTTTCCTTGACATGTTAAATAAAAAGAAGACAGACACTGGGAAAGTATCGGAACCCATCGTTCATGATGACCTCTTACCTCATGAACGAGCCCTCCAAGATGGCAGGGGTTTCTCCAGGATTGTAGGTTTGACTCAAGAACAAGCAAGCACGAATTTACCTCACGAAATGGAACTGAAACCACGTAGCCCTAAATCCTCCTCAGCTGAAAGAATAACCAAGGAACTGAGCAACACCGAGGAACCTTACGACAAGATCCAGAGTCTGCTCCGAACCATCGGCCTCAAACTCAGCACAGGAGACATGTCCAAACTGTCCAGTCGAACCCAGGAGGCGATCTACAGCCCCAAGTCCACCTCTGCAGAAAGAGACATTCAGAGAGAAGAACAAAGAACCCCTAGAACTGGTTCTGTTGAATCGGATCGTACCCATTCCCCATCTCCTGCCAGGTCCTCCAGTTTGGAGCCAAGGCATAAGGTGGTCAACGAGTATGAAGGATTCCTGGATCAGCAGGAGTTGGAGGTGCTGCAGAAGGCACAACAATTGCAGAATCTCACCAGGACGATGGGTGGTACTTCCACCACTGCTCCAGCACCCAAACCTCCTCCTGGATCGCCACCCACCCAGTACAAACACCTACCTCCATCACTGAGCTGGTCCCTGGATGCACCCCCCTCCTCACAGAGCTCCTCATCTCTGACTCAAACACCAACTACACCTGCTGAACCAGCTCCGAAACTCACCAGGCCTCCTCCAGGACCTCCTCCTGGGCCTCCACCACGCCGCGCTTCTCTGCAGACTCCTCCAGGACCTCCGCCTGGTCCTCCCCCCCGGCGTCCTCCTGGACAGCCTCCATTCATTCCCACCTCCGGTCATATCTTTCCATTCATTGGTCAGTCCTCAACAGCTCCTCCCACCGCTTCCTCTGGTAGTTCACAACTTCCACCCACAGCTGCAACTGCTCCATCATCAACACCAGCAACATCAACTTCCTCAAGCAATGAAGAGGCAGCCATTTCTACAACGGTGGCCAGATGTCTGAAGGTGATTGAGACAGTGAAATCTCTGGCAGTGCAACCTCCTACCAAACCGGTTAAatctgtccagttcagtttaccctccacctccacacctCAAGCCTCAACAGAGACGGAAGACGAAACCAAGACCCTCCAGACAGAAAAG ACGGATTTGTTTAACCAGAGGGTGATGGAGAAGAGAGAGCTTGAATATCAACGCAAAAAACAAGAGAAGAACAAAGATGGTGCAGAGATCAGTCCAG GTAAGCCCATTGGCAGCGAGCAGAAGAATGTCTGGATCTGCGGCCACTCACTGGTTTACTGGGCGGAGTCTCGGTCCAAGTCTGCAGAGGTAGGTGTTCACCTGGACCTGGATCCGCGCAAGATGGCACTTTGGTGGAAGGGTGTCCAGGGCATGACGTGGCCCCAGCTGCTGCCTCAGCTCCACCAGCTGAAGGTCACCTGGCCCAACCCCGACATCCTCATCATGCACCTGGGGGGCAACGACCTGAGCACCGACAGCCCCACCGACCTGCTGGCGTCCGTCAGGAGGGACCTGACGTCCATGAGGACCATCTTCCCCCGCTGCATGCTCGTCTGGTCCTATATTCTGCCCCGCAGGGTGTGGCGCCACTCACCCGACAGTTACGAGGTAGACCTAGTCCGGACCACGGTGAACCGCCGCATCCACAGCATTGTGTCGGAGCTGGGCGGGGCCTCTCTGACCCACGACAACATCCGCTGTGGAACCAACACAGGCCTGTATCGGGCCGACGGCATCCACCTGTCACCCAAAGGCATCGACATGTTCAACCTCAACTTGCGGGATTTCCTGGAGAAGTGGGAAGCGGAGGTGAACAAAAGCGAGTGA